From Planctomycetota bacterium, a single genomic window includes:
- a CDS encoding thioredoxin family protein, protein MAFTLQLNDPAPAFDLPGTDGKNHTLADYDADILVVGFTCNHCPYVIESEDRIKAFHTDYRDKGVQLVCINSNSTGTYAEDSFEHMVQRVKDKGFEFDYLRDESQEVAKAYGALRTPHFYVFGKDRTLKYTGRMDDSPRDPSKQTTHELRDAVDDLLAGREVAQPLTNPIGCNVKWDGQDAHWMPADACDLV, encoded by the coding sequence ATGGCATTTACGCTCCAACTCAACGATCCCGCTCCCGCCTTCGACCTGCCCGGTACCGATGGCAAGAACCACACGCTCGCCGACTACGACGCCGACATCCTCGTCGTCGGCTTCACCTGCAACCACTGCCCGTACGTCATCGAGTCCGAGGATCGCATCAAAGCGTTTCACACGGACTACCGCGACAAGGGTGTTCAGCTGGTTTGCATCAACAGTAACTCGACGGGCACCTACGCCGAGGACAGCTTCGAGCACATGGTGCAGCGGGTGAAGGACAAGGGCTTCGAGTTCGACTACCTGCGTGACGAGTCGCAGGAGGTCGCCAAGGCGTACGGGGCACTGCGGACGCCGCACTTTTACGTGTTCGGGAAGGACCGCACGCTGAAGTACACCGGCCGGATGGACGACAGCCCGCGTGACCCGAGCAAGCAGACCACGCACGAACTGCGCGACGCCGTCGACGACCTGCTCGCCGGCCGCGAGGTCGCTCAGCCGCTGACCAATCCGATCGGCTGCAATGTCAAGTGGGACGGTCAGGACGCCCACTGGATGCCGGCGGATGCGTGTGACCTTGTGTGA
- a CDS encoding polyprenol monophosphomannose synthase, with product MPTVSLIIPTLNEAANLPELVGRITAALPNAEILVVDDGSTDDTARVAADLPVRLIVRDDPSDGLSGAVLRGISEASGDVVCVMDADLQHPPEVLPAIVGPIVADEADFVIGSRYVSGGTVGEKWGMARRLNSKLATVLALPFSGGVHDPMSGFFALRKSAVDEARFLSPLGYKVGLELLCKTNPRRIREVPIHFDIRKHGTSKLTIAEQFRYLEHLSRLYDFTYPRLAPILKFAVVVALAWLFGAAAFALTHTVALAYPVAIAVAALFHFRYVRAQRPFLKRKRPWVDFLLSAAAEWAWAVAASLYIGTRHAAPPWETFGISFTVATVVRYVLRKELMLDVRGLRFEPRAAEVGRD from the coding sequence TTGCCGACCGTCTCGCTCATCATCCCGACGCTCAATGAGGCGGCGAACTTGCCGGAGTTGGTGGGGCGGATCACCGCCGCGTTGCCGAATGCGGAGATTCTCGTCGTTGACGACGGCTCGACCGATGACACGGCCCGCGTCGCGGCGGACCTGCCCGTTCGGCTGATCGTGCGGGACGATCCTTCCGACGGGCTCAGCGGGGCGGTGCTGCGTGGCATCTCCGAGGCGAGCGGCGATGTCGTGTGTGTGATGGACGCCGACCTTCAGCATCCCCCCGAGGTTCTCCCCGCGATCGTCGGTCCGATCGTCGCGGACGAAGCTGACTTCGTCATCGGCAGCCGCTACGTGTCGGGCGGCACGGTCGGCGAGAAGTGGGGCATGGCCCGCCGGCTCAACAGCAAGCTCGCCACGGTTCTCGCGTTGCCGTTCAGCGGTGGCGTACACGACCCGATGAGCGGCTTCTTCGCGCTCCGCAAGTCGGCCGTCGACGAGGCGAGGTTTCTCTCGCCGCTCGGGTACAAGGTCGGCCTGGAACTGCTCTGCAAAACCAACCCGCGACGCATCCGCGAGGTGCCGATCCACTTCGATATCCGTAAGCACGGCACGAGCAAGCTGACGATCGCCGAACAGTTTCGTTACCTCGAGCACCTCAGCCGGCTGTACGACTTCACCTACCCCCGGCTTGCACCGATCCTGAAGTTCGCCGTCGTTGTGGCGTTGGCGTGGTTGTTTGGGGCGGCGGCGTTCGCGCTGACGCACACCGTTGCGCTTGCTTATCCCGTTGCGATCGCGGTGGCGGCATTGTTTCACTTCCGATACGTCCGCGCTCAGCGTCCGTTTCTCAAACGCAAGCGACCCTGGGTGGATTTTCTTCTCAGCGCCGCTGCCGAATGGGCATGGGCGGTTGCGGCCTCGTTGTACATCGGGACACGTCACGCGGCACCGCCGTGGGAGACGTTCGGCATCAGCTTCACCGTTGCGACGGTCGTCCGTTATGTGTTGCGGAAGGAGCTGATGCTCGACGTGCGCGGCTTGCGCTTCGAGCCGCGGGCGGCGGAGGTGGGTCGTGACTGA
- a CDS encoding heme-binding protein codes for MVDITDAPEVTAHAPVKAMAVGVLAAGLNGGDPMAAAEAAADLLGPEWIASAELLSAGSIADVQAVHDRLAFTPILEAEFPPNFPDWTPVGEIEIKQYPTYRMAIAKSEVGLQENGLFWRLFNHISTNDIPMTAPVEMSRDNGKAMMGFMYPDSDTGSLGSAALDVEVIDVPPTKVITVGMRGNRRTSDVDEVESMLRNAIEERGLTAAGPMRVMGYNSPSVRGDMRYYEVQIPVE; via the coding sequence ATGGTTGACATCACGGACGCGCCCGAGGTCACCGCCCATGCCCCGGTGAAGGCGATGGCCGTCGGTGTGCTCGCGGCGGGGCTCAACGGGGGCGATCCGATGGCCGCCGCCGAGGCTGCCGCAGACCTTCTCGGCCCCGAGTGGATCGCTTCCGCCGAACTGCTGTCTGCGGGGTCGATCGCCGACGTACAAGCGGTACACGATCGTCTCGCGTTCACGCCGATCCTGGAGGCCGAGTTTCCGCCGAACTTCCCCGACTGGACGCCTGTCGGCGAGATCGAGATCAAGCAATACCCGACCTACCGAATGGCCATCGCCAAGAGCGAAGTGGGGCTGCAAGAGAACGGCTTGTTCTGGCGGTTGTTCAACCACATCTCGACCAACGACATCCCGATGACCGCGCCCGTCGAGATGAGCCGGGACAACGGCAAGGCGATGATGGGATTCATGTACCCCGACAGTGACACCGGCAGCCTCGGCTCAGCGGCGCTGGATGTTGAGGTGATCGACGTGCCCCCGACAAAGGTGATTACCGTTGGCATGCGAGGCAATCGTCGGACCAGCGATGTCGACGAGGTCGAGTCGATGCTTCGCAACGCGATCGAGGAGCGCGGCCTCACGGCCGCAGGACCGATGCGAGTGATGGGTTACAACAGCCCGAGCGTCCGCGGAGACATGCGCTACTACGAAGTGCAAATCCCCGTGGAGTAA
- a CDS encoding Gfo/Idh/MocA family oxidoreductase encodes MNHVRYAVAGGGAIAQRRHLPEGHANPNSSIVAICDPLEERAKEVGEKYNARPFTDFDAMLAETECDAVVVATPNADHAPQTIKAFEAGKHVLVEKPMATSTDEAKAMVAAAEKAGKFLMIGMNQRLMPPHVKAKEILDTGKLGKVLTFETNFKHPGPDGWSLDGAHSWFFVKERAVLGVNGDLGIHKADLMRYLLGEEFARVGGFVKTLSKTTPDGKLIPVDDNAFLELETESGVIGSIHISWTNFGRIEDNGTTIFAENGVMRIGMAGEYGVMVDMSNGCKERHVVGEMSTNEKQVASGVIDGFTDCILTNTPPTINGDEGYRALQVILTAVQAAEQGKILDIAY; translated from the coding sequence ATGAACCACGTCCGCTACGCCGTCGCCGGCGGCGGGGCCATCGCCCAACGCCGCCACCTGCCCGAGGGTCACGCCAACCCGAACTCAAGCATTGTTGCCATTTGCGACCCGCTGGAGGAGCGCGCCAAGGAAGTCGGTGAAAAGTACAACGCCCGTCCGTTCACCGACTTCGACGCGATGCTCGCCGAGACCGAGTGCGATGCCGTCGTCGTCGCGACGCCCAACGCCGACCACGCCCCGCAGACGATCAAGGCGTTCGAAGCCGGCAAGCATGTGCTGGTCGAGAAGCCGATGGCTACGTCGACCGATGAAGCCAAGGCGATGGTCGCCGCAGCCGAGAAGGCCGGGAAGTTCCTGATGATCGGCATGAATCAGCGCCTGATGCCGCCGCACGTGAAGGCCAAGGAGATCCTCGACACTGGCAAGCTCGGCAAGGTGCTGACGTTCGAGACGAACTTCAAACACCCCGGCCCCGACGGCTGGAGTCTCGACGGTGCCCACTCGTGGTTCTTCGTCAAGGAGCGTGCGGTGTTGGGCGTCAACGGCGATCTCGGCATCCATAAGGCCGATCTCATGCGTTACCTGCTCGGCGAGGAGTTCGCCCGGGTCGGTGGTTTCGTCAAGACGCTGAGCAAAACCACCCCCGACGGCAAGCTCATCCCCGTGGACGACAACGCGTTCCTCGAGCTCGAAACCGAGTCCGGCGTGATCGGCTCGATCCATATCTCGTGGACCAACTTTGGCCGAATCGAAGACAACGGCACCACGATCTTCGCCGAGAACGGTGTCATGCGTATCGGCATGGCCGGCGAGTACGGCGTCATGGTCGACATGAGCAACGGCTGCAAGGAACGCCATGTCGTGGGTGAAATGTCGACCAACGAAAAGCAAGTGGCCTCCGGCGTCATCGACGGATTCACCGATTGCATCCTCACGAACACGCCGCCGACCATCAACGGCGACGAAGGGTATCGCGCCCTTCAGGTCATCCTCACCGCCGTGCAGGCCGCCGAGCAGGGCAAGATTCTCGACATCGCGTACTGA
- a CDS encoding endonuclease/exonuclease/phosphatase family protein → MHTALLALTLLQPTTAPADVAVEADTIRVVSYNIENFTQNFTAYALDRKYRQNEAVPEDIRDFIRYERRADREENWEVAETIKAMQPDILAVQESASLENLAYFNESFLDNYFGTIQNLPTNTTREQHLTIMLRPGFEIVETVTLYEVPDVNDYNDRGDRLFARGAGFVLIKTPDGDQFWVGNTHQKSKGGNSVRTTRWRNLEATTTRDKAIELSEQHPVLLVGDMNDTLGIDEHEDEGGGDVMTNMSQGLILLTRELSDDGVETFKGYGGARYGGFIDHALATDNMLPFVVDVSVFTGGMTDSASDHLPVVVDVKFE, encoded by the coding sequence ATGCACACCGCCCTGCTTGCTCTCACGTTGTTGCAGCCGACCACGGCACCGGCCGATGTCGCCGTTGAAGCCGACACCATCCGCGTCGTCTCGTACAACATCGAAAACTTCACGCAGAACTTCACGGCCTACGCGCTCGATCGGAAGTACCGTCAGAACGAAGCGGTGCCCGAGGACATCCGCGACTTCATTCGTTACGAGCGCCGGGCGGACCGTGAGGAGAACTGGGAAGTCGCCGAGACGATCAAGGCGATGCAGCCGGACATCCTCGCGGTCCAGGAGTCGGCGAGCCTGGAGAATCTCGCGTACTTCAACGAGAGTTTCCTCGACAACTACTTCGGCACCATCCAGAACCTGCCGACCAACACGACGCGCGAGCAGCACCTGACGATCATGCTCCGGCCGGGGTTCGAGATCGTCGAAACGGTCACGCTCTACGAAGTGCCCGACGTCAACGATTACAACGACCGCGGCGATCGGCTCTTTGCCCGCGGGGCCGGGTTCGTGCTGATCAAGACGCCCGATGGTGATCAGTTCTGGGTCGGCAACACCCACCAGAAATCCAAGGGCGGCAACAGCGTCCGCACCACCCGCTGGCGGAACCTCGAAGCGACGACCACGCGGGACAAGGCGATCGAACTCTCCGAGCAGCATCCGGTCCTGCTCGTCGGCGACATGAACGACACGCTCGGCATCGACGAACACGAGGACGAAGGTGGCGGCGACGTGATGACCAACATGAGCCAGGGCCTGATCCTGCTGACCCGCGAGCTTTCCGACGACGGCGTGGAGACGTTCAAGGGTTACGGCGGTGCCCGCTACGGCGGCTTCATCGACCACGCGCTGGCGACGGACAACATGCTCCCGTTCGTCGTGGACGTGTCGGTCTTCACCGGCGGGATGACCGACTCGGCCAGCGACCACCTTCCGGTCGTCGTGGATGTGAAGTTCGAGTGA
- a CDS encoding glycerate kinase, producing MRVLIAPDKFKGTLTAKQAAAAMAEGVRRVWPDAEIVQCPMSDGGEGFVDVLCDALDGRRLTRTVTGPLPDMRVDAEMGLLPDGTTVIEMASAAGLALLREDQRNPMNTTTFGVGELIRFAVGMDARHVILGLGGSATIDAGIGCLQALGCPITLEKGQIVTADDDPLCGRDIGQVIAIGRPGLADGLALEIACDVTTRLTDAARTFGPQKGATTDQVDHLDTALRQLAKRLGNGDMAGTGAAGGLGWGLSLVLDATLTPGIELIGNHGHFMAEVSSAQLVLTGEGCYDATSSDGKVVGYVELVTRAKTGVDVIAFCGSRTPTKTDVCEVVTLTSRVGKDAALAEPARHLADAVAERLASSDT from the coding sequence ATGCGTGTGCTGATTGCACCGGACAAATTCAAGGGCACGCTGACAGCGAAACAAGCGGCGGCCGCGATGGCCGAAGGCGTGCGGCGGGTCTGGCCGGACGCGGAGATCGTGCAGTGCCCGATGAGCGACGGCGGCGAAGGGTTCGTCGACGTTCTGTGCGACGCGTTGGATGGTCGGCGACTCACGCGGACGGTGACCGGGCCACTGCCGGATATGCGCGTGGACGCGGAGATGGGCTTGCTGCCCGACGGCACCACCGTGATCGAGATGGCGTCCGCCGCAGGGCTGGCGTTGCTCCGCGAAGACCAACGCAACCCGATGAACACCACGACCTTCGGCGTCGGCGAGCTGATCCGCTTCGCCGTCGGCATGGACGCCCGCCACGTCATCCTCGGCCTCGGCGGCAGCGCAACGATCGACGCGGGGATCGGATGTTTGCAGGCGCTGGGCTGTCCGATCACGCTGGAAAAAGGCCAGATCGTGACGGCAGACGATGACCCGCTGTGCGGCCGGGACATCGGCCAAGTCATCGCGATTGGTCGGCCGGGATTGGCGGACGGACTGGCATTGGAGATCGCGTGCGACGTGACCACACGTCTAACCGACGCTGCTCGTACTTTTGGTCCGCAGAAGGGCGCGACCACGGATCAGGTCGATCACCTCGACACGGCTCTGCGGCAACTCGCAAAGCGCTTAGGTAACGGCGATATGGCAGGCACGGGCGCGGCCGGCGGCCTCGGCTGGGGTTTGAGCCTCGTGCTCGACGCGACACTTACGCCGGGCATCGAACTCATAGGCAATCACGGCCATTTCATGGCAGAAGTCAGCAGCGCCCAACTCGTACTTACCGGCGAAGGTTGTTACGACGCAACAAGCAGCGACGGGAAGGTCGTCGGGTACGTTGAGTTGGTGACACGCGCCAAGACCGGCGTTGACGTCATCGCATTTTGCGGTAGTCGAACACCGACCAAAACAGACGTGTGCGAGGTCGTCACGCTTACCAGCCGCGTTGGCAAAGATGCCGCGCTGGCGGAACCGGCGCGGCATCTGGCTGATGCGGTGGCGGAACGACTTGCGTCTTCCGACACGTGA
- the mutS gene encoding DNA mismatch repair protein MutS, which yields MPQAKGKKLSPAMAQYQRFKQQHPEYVLFFRMGDFYEMFHEDAKLAHEVMGVTLTARSGVPMAGVPHHSVEGYLRKMIAAGHRVAMCEQVQDPKEAKGVVERDVTRLVTPGTLTDDGLMEGAAENLLAVVAEHTGKNSGHKWALAYADLSTGQVGCVQGSEATVRDEAARLTAAELLVPELSSGEEHPAAERFRMAGVKTVVTRPGWQFAPHHAAEQLQKHYGVSTAGGFGFDDDDAAVVALGALLAYLEETQKTSLTHLHTPRRHDPSAFLLIDADSFRSLEIDRTVRGNAAAGSLLHAIDRTRSPMGKRLLRQWLRTPLATVEPIVARQQAVAALLDHPTQLETVSDLLAGVCDIERIVTRITVNRVNPRDLASLRDCLRQVPMIAAELAPIGVGENLQQHVEFAKDQAAQLKAAILDEPAPHLREGGVIAKKYSADLDELRRLGTDAKTWLAEYQQHLSANNDIGSLKVGYNRVFGYYIEVTNAHKDKVDPSWVRKQTLKDCERYITDELKQFEDKALGAKEKSIALEAELFEQVRRDLLPAVREFQALAAALAELDVLAALAKLARERRYCRPAITDDRVLKIEEGKHPVLEQQLGSEFVANDLAMTDTDALGLITGPNMAGKSTYIRQVALIVLLAQIGSFVPAKAATVGVADRLFTRIGANDEIHAGQSTFMVEMTETANLLNNATDRSVIILDEIGRGTSTLDGLSLAWAIAEHLAEKVKARTLFATHYHELTDLADQLPGVRNLSVAVREWQDDVVFLHRIVEGRADKSYGIHVARLAGVPKPVLGRAKTLLADLAVHHAKEKQVGPQMSLFTDPDAELGREMRAALAAIDCDDMSPREALDQLAQWCNRWGES from the coding sequence ATGCCCCAGGCGAAAGGCAAAAAGCTCTCTCCCGCGATGGCCCAGTACCAGCGGTTCAAGCAGCAGCACCCCGAGTATGTGCTGTTCTTTCGCATGGGCGACTTCTATGAGATGTTCCACGAGGACGCCAAGCTCGCCCACGAGGTGATGGGCGTGACGTTGACGGCGCGGTCCGGCGTGCCGATGGCGGGGGTGCCGCACCACTCGGTCGAGGGGTACCTGCGGAAGATGATCGCGGCGGGGCATCGGGTGGCGATGTGCGAGCAGGTGCAGGACCCCAAAGAAGCCAAGGGCGTGGTCGAGCGCGACGTGACGCGGCTGGTCACGCCCGGCACGCTCACGGACGACGGGCTGATGGAAGGCGCGGCCGAGAACCTGCTCGCGGTCGTCGCCGAGCACACCGGCAAGAACTCCGGCCACAAATGGGCACTGGCCTACGCGGACCTCTCGACGGGCCAGGTCGGTTGCGTGCAAGGGAGCGAGGCGACGGTCCGTGACGAAGCCGCCCGGCTCACCGCCGCCGAACTGCTCGTGCCCGAACTCTCCAGCGGCGAGGAGCATCCCGCAGCCGAGCGGTTTCGAATGGCCGGCGTGAAGACCGTCGTGACGCGGCCCGGCTGGCAGTTCGCGCCGCACCACGCCGCCGAGCAGTTGCAAAAGCACTATGGCGTCTCGACCGCCGGCGGATTCGGCTTCGACGATGACGACGCCGCCGTTGTCGCGCTCGGGGCGTTGCTGGCGTACCTCGAAGAAACGCAGAAGACTTCGCTCACCCACCTGCACACGCCGCGTCGGCACGACCCGTCGGCGTTCCTGCTCATTGACGCCGACAGTTTTCGGTCGCTGGAGATCGACCGCACCGTCCGTGGCAACGCGGCGGCGGGTTCGCTGCTCCACGCAATCGACCGCACCCGCAGCCCGATGGGCAAACGCCTCCTGCGTCAGTGGCTGCGCACGCCGCTGGCGACCGTCGAGCCGATCGTCGCAAGGCAGCAGGCCGTCGCCGCGTTGCTCGATCATCCGACACAACTCGAAACCGTCAGTGATCTGCTTGCCGGCGTTTGTGACATCGAACGGATCGTCACCCGCATCACCGTCAACCGCGTCAACCCGCGGGACCTTGCGAGCTTGCGCGACTGCCTGCGTCAGGTACCGATGATCGCGGCCGAGTTAGCGCCGATCGGCGTCGGGGAAAACCTGCAACAGCATGTCGAGTTCGCCAAGGACCAGGCCGCACAACTCAAGGCAGCCATCCTCGACGAGCCTGCCCCGCACCTGCGCGAGGGCGGCGTCATCGCGAAGAAGTATTCCGCCGACCTCGACGAACTCCGCCGCCTCGGTACCGACGCCAAGACCTGGCTCGCCGAGTACCAACAACACCTCTCGGCCAACAACGACATCGGTAGCCTGAAGGTCGGCTACAACCGCGTCTTCGGCTACTACATCGAGGTCACCAACGCCCACAAGGACAAGGTCGACCCGTCGTGGGTTCGTAAGCAAACGCTCAAGGACTGCGAACGCTATATCACCGACGAGCTCAAGCAGTTCGAGGACAAGGCACTAGGGGCTAAGGAAAAGTCGATCGCGCTCGAGGCGGAACTTTTCGAGCAGGTGCGGCGGGATCTGCTGCCGGCGGTGCGGGAGTTCCAAGCTCTTGCCGCCGCTCTCGCCGAGCTCGACGTCCTCGCGGCCTTGGCAAAGCTCGCGCGGGAACGTCGCTATTGCCGCCCGGCGATCACCGATGACCGCGTGCTGAAGATCGAAGAGGGCAAGCATCCCGTTCTCGAGCAACAGCTCGGCAGCGAGTTCGTCGCGAATGACTTGGCCATGACCGACACCGACGCGCTGGGTCTGATCACCGGCCCCAACATGGCCGGCAAGTCGACCTACATCCGCCAGGTGGCGCTCATCGTCCTGCTCGCGCAGATCGGCAGCTTCGTCCCGGCCAAGGCTGCGACCGTCGGCGTCGCCGATCGGCTCTTCACCCGCATCGGTGCCAACGACGAGATCCATGCCGGCCAGTCGACGTTCATGGTCGAGATGACCGAGACGGCCAACCTGCTCAACAACGCCACCGACCGCAGCGTGATCATCCTCGACGAGATCGGCCGCGGCACCTCGACGCTCGATGGCCTCTCCCTCGCTTGGGCCATCGCCGAGCACCTGGCCGAGAAGGTCAAGGCCCGCACGCTCTTCGCCACGCACTACCACGAGCTGACCGACCTCGCGGACCAACTACCCGGCGTGCGAAACCTCTCGGTCGCCGTGCGTGAGTGGCAGGATGACGTGGTGTTCCTGCACCGCATCGTCGAGGGCCGGGCCGACAAGAGCTACGGCATCCACGTCGCCCGCCTCGCCGGCGTGCCCAAACCCGTCCTCGGTCGGGCCAAGACGCTGCTGGCCGACCTCGCGGTGCATCACGCGAAGGAGAAACAGGTCGGCCCGCAGATGTCGCTGTTCACCGACCCAGACGCCGAGCTCGGCCGGGAGATGCGCGCGGCCCTCGCCGCGATCGATTGCGATGACATGTCGCCCCGCGAGGCGCTCGATCAGCTCGCGCAATGGTGCAATCGGTGGGGCGAGTCGTGA
- a CDS encoding methyltransferase domain-containing protein, producing the protein MNRQPPQPELMDDASADPAELRRALRFIRRINTALRYNSAVVAALRELGCGRGSTVLDVATGSADLPQLLRNTLGCHAVGVDLHAETLAIADEWTDVPLIRGDALALPMADASVDFVTANLFLHHLDNDTAVAVLREMRRVARRGVVVADLLRNRRALAWITLFTAVASPMVRHDARLSVRQGWTLDEAETLAERAEMPNFRVQRCFGHRYLLISRKS; encoded by the coding sequence GTGAACCGTCAGCCGCCACAGCCGGAGCTGATGGACGATGCGTCGGCCGATCCCGCCGAGCTGCGTCGAGCGCTGCGCTTCATCCGGCGAATCAACACCGCCCTCCGATACAATTCCGCCGTCGTTGCGGCATTGCGGGAACTCGGTTGCGGGAGGGGCAGCACCGTGCTCGACGTCGCGACCGGGTCGGCCGACCTGCCGCAGTTGCTCCGTAACACGCTCGGCTGTCATGCAGTTGGGGTCGACCTGCATGCCGAGACCTTGGCGATTGCCGATGAGTGGACGGACGTGCCGTTGATCCGTGGCGATGCACTTGCGCTGCCGATGGCCGACGCCTCGGTCGACTTCGTGACCGCCAATCTCTTCCTGCACCACCTCGACAACGACACCGCCGTCGCCGTGCTGCGGGAGATGCGCCGCGTCGCCCGGCGTGGCGTGGTCGTCGCCGACCTGCTGCGAAATCGTCGAGCTCTCGCCTGGATCACGCTCTTTACCGCCGTTGCGTCACCAATGGTGCGCCACGACGCTCGCCTGAGCGTGCGGCAGGGATGGACGTTGGATGAGGCGGAAACCCTCGCCGAGCGTGCGGAAATGCCCAATTTTCGCGTTCAGCGGTGCTTTGGACATCGGTACCTCCTGATTTCTCGAAAATCCTGA
- a CDS encoding Gfo/Idh/MocA family oxidoreductase → MPTPLNICLIGTKFMGRTHSNAYSQVNKFFGDLPRQAVMHTLCGRNPEETESFAKAWGWRNASVNWKAAISNPDIQLVDIGTPNHVHRDMAIAALEAGRDLACEKPLAGKLDEAREMVEAAKARPNQKTYVWYNYRRCPALTFAHQLVRQGRLGRLYHVRGFYLQDWAGPDTPMVWRFQGDIAGSGSLGDLCAHSIDAARFVTGEEFESVSGAILETFIKERKVMEGGGGEISGHGAVASDKTEKSTVDDAALFTARLTGGAVATFEATRLSTGDKNGNRLEVHGDKGAIRWNFEKLHELQWYDNTLPPSEQGWSTINVSDAGAGHPYAEAWWPTAHSIGYEHGFINQAADMLRDLGGVEPVSPLPDFIDAYETQKVLAAVQQSAADGRTVQLAEIS, encoded by the coding sequence ATGCCGACGCCTCTCAACATCTGCCTCATCGGCACCAAGTTCATGGGCCGAACGCATAGCAACGCGTACAGCCAGGTGAACAAGTTCTTCGGCGATCTGCCGCGCCAGGCGGTGATGCACACGCTCTGCGGCCGCAACCCGGAAGAGACTGAATCATTCGCCAAAGCCTGGGGCTGGCGGAATGCGTCGGTCAACTGGAAGGCGGCGATCAGCAATCCCGACATTCAACTCGTCGACATCGGCACGCCCAATCATGTGCATCGCGACATGGCCATCGCCGCACTCGAAGCCGGCAGAGATTTGGCGTGCGAGAAGCCGCTCGCCGGCAAGCTCGACGAAGCTCGGGAAATGGTCGAAGCCGCGAAGGCCCGACCGAATCAAAAGACGTATGTCTGGTACAACTATCGCCGTTGCCCGGCGTTGACGTTCGCGCACCAGCTCGTGCGGCAAGGCCGACTCGGTCGGCTTTACCATGTACGCGGCTTCTATTTGCAGGACTGGGCCGGGCCGGACACGCCGATGGTCTGGCGGTTCCAAGGCGACATCGCCGGCAGCGGGTCGCTCGGCGACCTGTGTGCCCACTCGATCGACGCAGCCCGCTTCGTCACCGGCGAGGAGTTCGAATCCGTCAGCGGGGCGATCCTCGAGACATTTATCAAGGAGCGCAAAGTCATGGAAGGCGGCGGCGGTGAGATCTCGGGTCACGGTGCGGTCGCATCTGACAAGACCGAGAAGTCCACCGTCGACGATGCCGCGTTGTTCACCGCACGCCTCACCGGCGGGGCCGTCGCGACCTTCGAAGCCACGCGCCTTTCCACCGGCGACAAGAATGGTAACCGTCTCGAAGTTCACGGCGACAAGGGCGCGATCCGCTGGAACTTTGAGAAGCTTCACGAGCTGCAGTGGTACGACAACACGCTCCCGCCCAGCGAGCAGGGCTGGTCGACGATCAACGTGTCGGACGCCGGCGCGGGACATCCGTACGCCGAGGCGTGGTGGCCGACGGCCCACTCGATCGGCTACGAGCACGGCTTCATCAACCAAGCCGCCGACATGCTCCGCGACCTCGGCGGCGTCGAGCCGGTTTCACCGTTGCCGGACTTCATCGATGCCTACGAAACGCAGAAGGTTCTCGCGGCCGTCCAGCAAAGTGCCGCCGACGGACGTACCGTGCAACTCGCCGAGATTTCCTAG
- a CDS encoding Rieske (2Fe-2S) protein produces the protein MSWTTLCQVDELIEGNGKYVDIDGKPLAVFLHNGSPFVLDNLCPHAGGELADGWVEEDGGHACAICPLHAWPFRLDTGEMPDGGAAVRTYPARIDGAFVQADLSLKL, from the coding sequence ATGAGTTGGACCACACTTTGCCAGGTTGATGAACTTATCGAAGGCAACGGGAAGTACGTCGACATCGACGGTAAACCGTTGGCGGTGTTCCTGCACAACGGCTCGCCCTTCGTGCTGGACAACCTCTGCCCGCACGCCGGCGGCGAACTCGCGGACGGTTGGGTCGAGGAAGACGGCGGACATGCGTGCGCGATCTGCCCGTTGCACGCGTGGCCGTTCCGTCTCGACACTGGCGAGATGCCCGACGGCGGGGCGGCCGTGCGGACCTATCCGGCACGCATCGATGGTGCGTTTGTCCAGGCGGATCTGTCGTTGAAGTTGTAG